The bacterium genome segment AGCGTCTACGCGGCCATGGAGGGTGGAGTGGGTTTCTCCGATTACCTGGAGCTGACGATCGGGTTGAACATCCACTTCGCCACCGCCGGGGCCTCCAACGACCTCGGCGAGGCGCTGCCGTACTACGATCTCACCGTGGGCGAGGGATCGATTGCGGTCGGCTTGAACGGCTACTTCATCCGGGGGGACATCCGACCTTACGGTCACGTGGACCTGGGCGTCTCCTTCAACTACGCCGACTTCGACAACGCGGCGGGCTACACCCGCTCCCTGGCCCTGGCCGTGGGGGTCGGCGTCGGCTGCCAGTTCGTCTTCGGCGAGGTGTTCTACCTGGAGCCCTTCGTCCACTACCGCCTCCACGCCAGCGGCACCTACACCTTCAACATTGACCAGCCGGGCTACGAACCGGTCGAGCAGGATTTCTTGGCCACGCCGATGGTGCTGTGCACCGGTCTGGGATTCGGGTTCCTCTTCTAGTAACAAGGGGTTTAACCGAGCGTAGCGAGCTATGCCTCTAGAGAAACCCCTTGTCTTAAGGGCGATTCTCTGATTCTTGACCAAAGGAGTCGCCTTTTATATCATGGGGCTCCAGCGACGGCGATGAACGAATCCGGCTCCAACTCCAACCGCGCCCCCCGCCTCACCATCGGCGTGCCCCGCGCCCTGGACTACTTCATCCATTACCCCCTGGTGCGCGAGCTTCTCACCGGTCTCGGCTTCGCGATAAAGCTAAGCACGCCCACCAACCGCGCCGTCCTGGACGCCGGCACGACCTACACCGTAACCGATGCCTGCATCCCGATCAAGGTCTTTCACGGCCACGTGCACACCCTCCTCGGCGAGTGCGACGCGATCCATCTCCCCCGGCTGGTCAAGGTCAGGCGGCTGAAGCACCAGGGCCGTTCCTACCGCGAGTCCTTCTGCCCGAAATTCATCGGCCTTCCCGACATCGTCCGGAACACGATGGGGCTGGAGACCGTGGAGCAGCTCGGTCCCGGAGCACGGGCCCGCCGGTTGATCCGCCGCCGTCTCAGGCTCGCCCAACCCCCGCCTCCCGACGGCGTGCGCGAGCTGCCCATCGTCCGGCGCGGACAGCCAGACGCAAGCCTCCCGGTAGATAATCCCGTCCTCATTGACATCAACGTGGACCTCACCCGCCGTTTCGCCACCCTATACCGCGTGGCGAACCAGCTCCGCCGCCTCAAGTACTTCAGCTATCTCCACCTCTACCGCGTCTACCGGAAAGCGCTGCGGTTCCAGCGCCGGTACGAGTGGCTGCTGGGGCTGGGCCTTTTGCCCGACGAGGCGCTGCGCATCCTGGATAGGGGTGGAGAGCCGCCTGCGCCCAGCGTCGGCGAAAGGGGCGTCCTGGCCGTGGTCGGCTACCCCTACCTCCTCTTCGACCCCTACCTGGGGGCGGGGGTGATCAAGCGGTTCGCGGAGCGGGGCTACGACGTCTGGACCCCCTGGCGAATCTGGCGCGACAAGCGCTCCCTGGCCCTGGGCGCCCTCCACAAGGAGCGGCCCTTCTTCTGGTATTTCTCCAACATCGTCGCCGACGCGGCGCTCTACCTCATCCACTACGGGGCCACGGCGGAGCAGGCCGCCGGGGAGCGTCTGAGCCGGCGGGGATTTCTGGGCCACTTATCGGCGAAAAGCCGGAGGAAGCGGGCGGGGGCGCCCACCGTGGGGCTGGTGCACGTGACCAGCGCCACCTGCGGCCCCGACGCCTTCGTGGGGAAGATGTTGGAGTTTGAGGCGAAGAAGGCGGGCGTTCCTCTCTTGATCCTCCAGGTGGACGAGCAGTCCGGCGAGGCGGGCATCCTCACCCGCATCGAGGCTTTTTGCGACATGCTGGAACGGCGGGGGAGAGGTTCCTCAACGACGGGGGCCGGGGTTGGGCTCGACTAGAACCGACGGATTTGCCCGGGAGCTCGAACGGTGCGTGGCCTGCGGGAAGTGCCGCGCCGTCTGCCCCGTCTTCGCCGCGGAGGGCTCCGAGACGAGCTCGGCTCGGGGCAAGCTGAAGCTCCTGGCCGCCGCCGAGGCCGGGGAGCTGGCCTACGACGCCGACCTGGCGAAGCTCATCGGCGACTGCCTGGGCTGCCGGATGTGCGTGGAGAGCTGCCCGCAGGGGACGCGGGTGGAGGAGCTCATCTTCGCCGCCCGGGAGCGGATCGCCGGTCGGCGGGGCCGTGGAATTTTAAGCCTTATTATTCTGCGGTATCTGCTCCCCCGGCGGGCGCTTCTGGCTTCCGTCGCCTCGGTGGTCGGGCGTCTGCAGGCCCTGGGATACACTATATTCAGTCTATTCAGTCCACGTTCCGGTGACCACCTATCGTCTTCGCA includes the following:
- a CDS encoding acyl-CoA dehydratase activase-related protein translates to MNESGSNSNRAPRLTIGVPRALDYFIHYPLVRELLTGLGFAIKLSTPTNRAVLDAGTTYTVTDACIPIKVFHGHVHTLLGECDAIHLPRLVKVRRLKHQGRSYRESFCPKFIGLPDIVRNTMGLETVEQLGPGARARRLIRRRLRLAQPPPPDGVRELPIVRRGQPDASLPVDNPVLIDINVDLTRRFATLYRVANQLRRLKYFSYLHLYRVYRKALRFQRRYEWLLGLGLLPDEALRILDRGGEPPAPSVGERGVLAVVGYPYLLFDPYLGAGVIKRFAERGYDVWTPWRIWRDKRSLALGALHKERPFFWYFSNIVADAALYLIHYGATAEQAAGERLSRRGFLGHLSAKSRRKRAGAPTVGLVHVTSATCGPDAFVGKMLEFEAKKAGVPLLILQVDEQSGEAGILTRIEAFCDMLERRGRGSSTTGAGVGLD